A section of the Carya illinoinensis cultivar Pawnee chromosome 12, C.illinoinensisPawnee_v1, whole genome shotgun sequence genome encodes:
- the LOC122289828 gene encoding uncharacterized protein LOC122289828 — translation MEAPSFVSKARTAFHSAAAKAERVFSELKPDRDSDKQSPSNLTKQSEDESPNDERELKVCNEPKHLRWRPPQVGTKQDWQDRFRNIKFGRKGVEDTEIVENSAMAVPFYDENLYLLNMKNDLEAKSLEAIPSVEGFVAASTGSIPPSSVMKQLAIAVEAGKKFKSLKDCLASSGGSSPVRERAGLSLSAMKSLVLREKEDKLTFGSGDNEKILSLINSLFDEEGKFLSRKISTGSDATTITALPRDIHGAPSESLVVKLAEVIGSFRSLRKMALFWCRVSDKLRTLWSEGQYVPGIPLDEIPDLNSCLLYQQLQVINCCLSRKRRRAIATNSLDYVMREANSNTTDSDYPKDIISAGPILYARLTTGELALRLGADRPFSNLKMLETGEPVYSPVSQEGPLLTEDLIKETEELVLRTGSVGAGCSQLLSDMQAFKAANPGCILEDFVRWHSPPDWTETEPITEITDAFDSVDLSSTRGHLSSRMQKEGNLWLELWETAKAVPAVKQTPLFDEDLAVEGILSFLEDAPPSELFEQLFVSLLGLGFVIAEAMLSTNNNLSNLFHECKEYVVATCQGRMGEKIDILCQVYETVETMLLNPDEVLTTLKQPEETTAPAGETKRRFMRLGINFGGKDKHLRKPASDDQKGTEENPSRQPFSSFFDSKSSLFSKKPPKPETTPAEKPSCPDENGWTIV, via the exons ATGGAGGCGCCCTCCTTTGTCTCCAAAGCGAGGACCGCCTTCCATTCTGCAGCTGCGAAAGCGGAGCGAGTTTTCTCTGAGTTGAAACCCGATCGAG ATTCTGACAAACAATCCCCAAGTAATTTGACAAAGCAATCGGAGGATGAATCTCCAAACGACGAGCGCGAATTGAAG GTATGCAACGAACCAAAGCATTTGAGGTGGAGACCTCCACAGGTAGGGACAAAACAGGATTGGCAGGACAGATTCAGAAACATTAAATTTGGGAGGAAGGGTGTTGAAGATACTGAAATAGTCGAGAATTCAGCCATGGCTGTTCCATTTTATGATGAAAATCTGTACCTGCTGAACATGAAAAATGATCTAGAAGCTAAG agCTTAGAAGCGATACCCTCGGTAGAAGGTTTTGTTGCTGCCAGCACAGGGAGCATCCCTCCATCTTCTGTCATGAAGCAATTGGCTATTGCTGTTGA GGCTGGAAAGAAGTTTAAGTCATTGAAAGACTGTCTGGCATCATCTGGTGGATCTTCACCGGTCAGGGAGAGAGCTGGCCTGAGTCTCTCTGCAATGAAGTCGCTAGTGCTTCGTGAAAAGGAGGACAAGCTTACATTTGGATCTGGTGATAATGAGAAAATTCTGTCTTTGATTAATTCACTGTTTGATGAAG AGGGGAAATTTCTCAGTAGGAAGATCAGCACTGGTTCCGATGCAACCACAATAACGGCTTTGCCAAGAGATATTCATGGTGCTCCTTCTGAAAGCCTTGTTGTTAAGCTAGCTGAAGTCATCGGAAGCTTTAGAAGCCTGCGGAAAATGGCACTGTTTTGGTGCAGGGTTTCTGACAAA CTGAGAACACTTTGGTCTGAAGGACAGTATGTGCCTGGGATCCCTCTGGATGAGATTCCGGATCTGAATTCCTGTCTATTGTATCAGCAGTTGCAAGTTATCAATTGCTGTCTTTCCCGGAAAAGGCGTCGTGCTATTGCCACCAACTCATTAGACTATGTCATGAGGGAGGCCAATTCAAATACTACAGATTCAGATTATCCTAAAGACATTATTTCTGCAGGCCCTATTTTGTATGCTAGACTAACCACTGGCGAGCTTGCTCTTCGACTAGGTGCTGATCGTCCATTCAGCAACTTAAAAATGTTGGAAACAGGCGAACCTGTGTACTCCCCAGTGAGCCAG GAAGGACCTTTGCTTACAGAAGATCTCATCAAAGAAACAGAGGAACTTGTGCTTCGAACGGGGAG TGTTGGTGCTGGTTGTTCTCAACTCCTCTCTGACATGCAGGCTTTCAAG GCTGCAAATCCTGGTTGTATTTTGGAAGATTTCGTAAGATGGCACTCCCCTCCTGATTGGACAGAAACTGAGCCCATTACAGAGATTACAGATGCTTTTGATAGTGTTGACTTATCTTCAACAAGAGGCCACCTTAGTAGTCGAATGCAAAAAGAAG GTAATTTGTGGCTTGAGCTCTGGGAAACAGCCAAAGCAGTACCAGCTGTCAAACAAACACCCCTCTTTGATGAGGATTTGGCAGT GGAAGGTATACTGAGCTTTTTGGAGGACGCACCTCCCTCTGAGCTTTTCGAGcaactttttgtttcttta CTTGGTTTAGGATTTGTTATTGCCGAGGCTATGCTGTCCACCAACAACAATTTGTCAAATCTGTTCCATGAGTGCAAAGAATACGTGGTTGCAACTTGTCAGGGCAGGATGGGTGAGAAAATTGATATTCTTTGCCAG GTATATGAAACAGTGGAAACAATGTTACTCAATCCAGACGAAGTCCTAACAACATTGAAGCAACCAGAAGAAACAACAGCCCCTGCCGGTGAAACAAAACGTCGATTTATGAGGCTTGGTATAAACTTTGGTGGCAAGGATAAACACTTGAGAAAACCAGCTTCAGATGACCAGAAGGGCACAGAAGAGAACCCAAGTCGCCAGCCATTCTCAAGTTTCTTTGATAGCAAGTCATCTTTATTTTCTAAGAAACCTCCAAAGCCAGAAACAACCCCTGCCGAAAAACCTTCGTGTCCAGATGAAAATGGTTGGACAATTgtttag